In Gossypium arboreum isolate Shixiya-1 chromosome 5, ASM2569848v2, whole genome shotgun sequence, a single genomic region encodes these proteins:
- the LOC108452382 gene encoding uncharacterized protein LOC108452382 has translation MTRLLTKAPLVKRRTAALSISKDSKMAKKGKKCGEVMGVTAAECTAVCCCCPCSIIELLVLALYKIPARLCKKVLRWKKRHLMKKKKKKNQQDLLGPTKCRPTGEELEAELDHMMRKGDPCDCGVDNHDDSCARAVDFEQKMWDRFRGAGFWRSPSQREETPN, from the coding sequence ATGACTCGTCTCTTGACGAAAGCACCGCTGGTGAAACGGAGGACAGCAGCGCTTTCGATATCGAAGGACTCGAAGATGGCCAAGAAAGGGAAGAAATGTGGGGAAGTAATGGGTGTCACCGCGGCGGAGTGCACGGCGGTGTGTTGCTGTTGTCCATGTAGTATCATAGAGCTGCTTGTTTTGGCCCTTTATAAGATTCCCGCTAGGCTTTGCAAGAAGGTTTTGAGATGGAAGAAGCGACatctgatgaagaagaagaagaagaagaatcaaCAAGATTTGTTGGGCCCGACTAAATGCAGGCCCACAGGGGAGGAATTGGAAGCTGAACTCGACCACATGATGAGGAAAGGTGACCCATGTGACTGTGGCGTTGATAATCATGATGATTCCTGCGCCAGAGCCGTTGATTTTGAACAGAAAATGTGGGACCGGTTTCGTGGGGCTGGATTTTGGAGGAGTCCTTCGCAGAGAGAAGAAACACCAAACTAA
- the LOC108453764 gene encoding kinesin-like protein KIN-12E isoform X2, with the protein MKKGVHVENLKEIEVTSARDVIQQLIQGAANRKVAATNMNRASSRSHSVFTCIIESKWESQGVTHHRFARLNLVDLAGSERQKSSGAEGERLKEATNINKSLSTLGLVIMNLVNISNGKSLHVPYRDSKLTFLLQDSLGGNAKTTIIANISPANCCSLETLSTLKFAQRAKFIKNNAVVNEDASGDVVAMRLQIQQLKKEVSRLRAFVNGKSETLDNDNLASSIPASPGPFKWECPPGSFSPLTSDKRMSQKKDYEVALVGAFKREREKEAALQALTAENQAAMQLAKQREDEIQSLKMRLRFREAGIKRLEAVASGKISAEAHLLKEKEEYLKEIEVLRAQVDRNQEVTRFALENLRLKEEIRRLKSLCDEGQVEMMNEQIKALHNKLLEALDWKLMHESDSLMNEKTKSKGSGVNDDLNELISSQEQDSAWGSNLKEENEFLRMQAIHNKAEMDVLQKKLEFCLDEKEELERYVSELLNKLEEERSSRSEKEAVQQTEVHSSPADVPTIKLNDQLELKTMVDAIAAASQREAEAHERAFKLSQENEELRSKLKSYVEDNKQLLELYEQNAAERNYKGSNEGDINENDTMDHTDAALHENCEEKQVKLKKVVDNLEQQLTEMHEENEKLMGLYERAMQERDEFKRRFSSSGSPNRMEPREFECPEKLVEVDGGEDSLDKPHVQFDSKDLEGGTAPVCSLMQDAGESLELNMLGAIEVIPSVKDVHSNLQSEAGNYMEIDQDITAAKLSEDLNSARAILKQALEKLSYPAKTVNEFCSLEKSFCEIDNLSRAIEVTESGIEEKQRHLESVAIISSETKERKALTDSKLSALKYSLSNFSSSVAYFEQREARASMRLNASLSYLDNKKDELTNLKKSKAEIEVLLSKIRESESATRSNIVLLKSKLEEESKRQENDKVLFAIDNLDKVDPSQRNLCLGGKATELLKTEEEKSKLQNDIKSSRENLAAIKMRFQDLNKKLMKVEKDMEGVSMEIQKGSKSVEELKFAMESAIQEKNTLLEIAENGKAEIDNLILEYQQSIFYVDLTEAEMKAIDEELKLESRRLEQLQIMRATSGKKVEQWLSHSGLLSEKLGAELQSVWATFEEAKSLLESEH; encoded by the exons ATGAAAAAAGGGGTTCATGTTGAGAATCTTAAGGAGATAGAAGTTACAAGTGCACGGGATGTGATTCAACAGCTCATTCAA GGTGCAGCAAATAGAAAGGTGGCTGCCACTAACATGAATCGTGCAAGTAGTCGTTCTCACAGTGTATTTACATGCATAATTGAAAGTAAG TGGGAGTCTCAAGGTGTAACTCACCACCGTTTTGCCCGACTTAATCTTGTTGATTTAGCAGGCTCAGAAAG GCAGAAGAGTTCTGGGGCTGAAGGTGAACGCCTCAAGGAGGCTACTAATATTAACAAGTCTCTTTCAACATTGGG ACTTGTGATAATGAACCTTGTAAATATTTCCAATGGGAAGTCTCTTCATGTTCCTTATAGAGATTCAAAGCTCACTTTTTTGCTTCAG GATTCTCTAGGAGGGAATGCAAAAACAACCATAATTGCAAATATTAGTCCAGCTAATTG TTGTTCATTGGAGACACTAAGTACATTGAAGTTTGCACAGCGGGCTAAATTTATTAAGAACAAT GCAGTGGTAAATGAAGATGCATCTGGAGATGTTGTTGCTATGAGACTGCAAATTCAACAGCTGAAG AAAGAAGTATCTCGTCTACGAGCTTTTGTTAATGGCAAAAGTGAAACTCTGGATAATGATAACTTGGCATCAAGCATTCCAGCATCACCTGGGCCCTTTAAATGGGAATGCCCTCCTGGATCATTCAGTCCACTTACATCTGATAAAAGGATGTCTCAG AAAAAAGATTATGAAGTTGCTCTTGTTGGGGCCTTCAAGAGGGAAAGGGAGAAAGAAGCCGCTTTACAAGCACTGACTGCTGAAAACCAGGCAGCTATGCAGTTG GCAAAACAAAGAGAAGATGAGATCCAAAGTTTGAAAATGAGGTTAAGGTTTCGAGAAGCAGGAATTAAGAGGCTGGAGGCTGTTGCTTCTGGAAAGATATCTGCTGAGGCACACCTATTAAAAGAGAAGGAAGAATATTTGAAGGAAATTGAGGTTTTACGAGCTCAAGTTGATCGCAACCAAGAAGTCACTAGATTTGCACTGGAGAATTTGCGACTGAAGGAAGAGATTAGAAG ATTGAAGTCCCTTTGTGATGAAGGCCAAGTGGAGATGATGAATGAACAGATCAAGGCATTACACAATAAG TTGCTAGAGGCACTAGATTGGAAACTTATGCATGAATCAGACTCCTTAATGAATGAG AAAACAAAATCTAAAGGGTCAGGAGTTAATGATGATCTCAATGAACTGATCTCTAGTCAG GAGCAGGATTCAGCTTGGGGCTCTAACCTTAAGGAGGAAAACGAATTCCTTAGAATGCAG GCCATTCACAACAAGGCCGAAATGGATGTACTCCAGAAAAAACTTGAATTTTGCCTCGATGAGAAGGAAGAGTTAGAGAG GTATGTCAGTGAGCTACTTAACAAGCTTGAAGAAGAACGGTCTTCAAGATCGGAGAAAGAAGCAGTACAGCAAACAGAGGTTCATTCATCACCAGCAGATGTGCCAACTATCAAACTTAATGACCAACTGGAGCTTAAAACAATGGTTGATGCCATAGCAGCTGCAAGTCAGAGAGAAGCTGAAGCTCATGAGAGAGCATTTAAGTTATCTCAAGAGAACGAAGAATTACGATCAAAGCTTAAGAGCTATGTTGAGGATAACAAGCAGCTCCTTGAATTATATGAACAGAATGCTGCTGAAAGAAATTATAAAGGTTCAAATGAAGGTGACATTAATGAAAATGACACTATGGACCACACTGATGCTGCTTTACATGAAAATTGTGAAGAAAAACAGGTCAAGTTGAAGAAAGTTGTTGATAACCTCGAGCAACAGCTAACGGAAATGcatgaagaaaatgaaaaattgatgggTTTGTATGAAAGAGCAATGCAGGAGAGAGATGAGTTCAAAAGAAGGTTTTCTTCTTCAGGAAGTCCAAACAGAATGGAGCCTAGAGAATTCGAATGCCCTGAAAAGCTAGTTGAAGTTGATGGAGGGGAAGACAGCTTGGATAAACCTCATGTCCAGTTTGACTCAAAGGATTTAGAGGGTGGAACTGCTCCCGTTTGCTCACTTATGCAGGATGCAGGTGAAAGTCTAGAGTTGAATATGCTTGGTGCTATTGAAGTGATCCCAAGTGTCAAAGATGTACATTCCAATCTTCAATCAGAAGCAGGGAATTATATGGAAATAGACCAAGATATTACTGCTGCAAAGTTGTCTGAAGATTTAAATTCTGCAAGAGCAATTCTGAAACAGGCacttgaaaagctttcatatccCGCCAAGACAGTTAACGAATTTTGTTCCCTTGAGAAATCATTCTGTGAGATTGATAACCTTTCCAGAGCAATAGAAGTAACAGAAAGTGGGATAGAGGAGAAACAACGACACCTTGAATCTGTTGCAATCATTTCTtcagaaacaaaagaaagaaaagcttTAACTGACAGCAAGTTATCAGCACTCAAATACTCTCTTTCAAACTTTTCTTCTTCGGTTGCTTACTTCGAACAGCGAGAAGCTCGAGCAAGCATGAGATTAAATGCCTCATTGTCATACTTGGATAACAAAAAAGACGAACTAACCAATCTTAAGAAGTCAAAGGCTGAAATCGAGGTGTTGTTGAGTAAGATACGGGAATCTGAATCCGCAACAAGGAGCAACATTGTGTTGTTGAAATCAAAACTTGAGGAAGAAAGTAAAAGACAAGAGAATGACAAGGTTTTATTTGCCATTGATAACTTGGATAAAGTTGACCCCTCCCAGAGAAACTTATGTTTAGGTGGCAAAGCTACTGAGTTACTGAAGACTGAAGAAGAGAAAAGCAAGCTGCAAAATGATATCAAGTCATCACGTGAAAACTTGGCAGCCATTAAAATGAGATTCCAGGATTTGAACAAGAAACTGATGAAGGTAGAAAAAGACATGGAAGGTGTTTCAATGGAAATACAGAAAGGATCAAAGTCAGTGGAGGAATTGAAGTTTGCCATGGAAAGTGCAATCCAAGAGAAAAATACCCTCCTCGAAATTGCAGAGAATGGGAAAGCTGAAATCGATAACTTGATCTTGGAATACCAGCAGAGTATTTTTTATGTGGATCTGACAGAAGCGGAGATGAAGGCCATTGATGAAGAATTGAAGCTTGAGTCAAGGAGATTAGAACAGCTACAAATAATGAGAGCCACATCTGGCAAGAAGGTAGAGCAATGGTTGTCTCATTCAGGTTTGTTATCCGAAAAACTGGGAGCAGAATTACAAAGTGTTTGGGCAACTTTCGAGGAGGCTAAGAGTTTGTTAGAATCGGAACATTGA
- the LOC108453764 gene encoding kinesin-like protein KIN-12E isoform X1 — protein sequence MPFISDTASAIKSRFGFHNRTSSSESASLLSVRSPPDLLVKSAVRDNSSNFTAATSAIRSIREWDDGLTESTEPAPQSQSFEFREDPSFWKDHNVQVIIRIRPLSSSEISLQGNSKCVRQESCQTITWTGHPESRFTFDLVADEHVSQEDLFKVAGLPMVENCMGGYNSCMFAYGQTGSGKTHTMLGDIEGGTRRHSVNCGMTPRVFEYLFTRIQKEKDTRKDEKLRFTCKCSFLEIYNEQILDLLDPSSTNLQIREDMKKGVHVENLKEIEVTSARDVIQQLIQGAANRKVAATNMNRASSRSHSVFTCIIESKWESQGVTHHRFARLNLVDLAGSERQKSSGAEGERLKEATNINKSLSTLGLVIMNLVNISNGKSLHVPYRDSKLTFLLQDSLGGNAKTTIIANISPANCCSLETLSTLKFAQRAKFIKNNAVVNEDASGDVVAMRLQIQQLKKEVSRLRAFVNGKSETLDNDNLASSIPASPGPFKWECPPGSFSPLTSDKRMSQKKDYEVALVGAFKREREKEAALQALTAENQAAMQLAKQREDEIQSLKMRLRFREAGIKRLEAVASGKISAEAHLLKEKEEYLKEIEVLRAQVDRNQEVTRFALENLRLKEEIRRLKSLCDEGQVEMMNEQIKALHNKLLEALDWKLMHESDSLMNEKTKSKGSGVNDDLNELISSQEQDSAWGSNLKEENEFLRMQAIHNKAEMDVLQKKLEFCLDEKEELERYVSELLNKLEEERSSRSEKEAVQQTEVHSSPADVPTIKLNDQLELKTMVDAIAAASQREAEAHERAFKLSQENEELRSKLKSYVEDNKQLLELYEQNAAERNYKGSNEGDINENDTMDHTDAALHENCEEKQVKLKKVVDNLEQQLTEMHEENEKLMGLYERAMQERDEFKRRFSSSGSPNRMEPREFECPEKLVEVDGGEDSLDKPHVQFDSKDLEGGTAPVCSLMQDAGESLELNMLGAIEVIPSVKDVHSNLQSEAGNYMEIDQDITAAKLSEDLNSARAILKQALEKLSYPAKTVNEFCSLEKSFCEIDNLSRAIEVTESGIEEKQRHLESVAIISSETKERKALTDSKLSALKYSLSNFSSSVAYFEQREARASMRLNASLSYLDNKKDELTNLKKSKAEIEVLLSKIRESESATRSNIVLLKSKLEEESKRQENDKVLFAIDNLDKVDPSQRNLCLGGKATELLKTEEEKSKLQNDIKSSRENLAAIKMRFQDLNKKLMKVEKDMEGVSMEIQKGSKSVEELKFAMESAIQEKNTLLEIAENGKAEIDNLILEYQQSIFYVDLTEAEMKAIDEELKLESRRLEQLQIMRATSGKKVEQWLSHSGLLSEKLGAELQSVWATFEEAKSLLESEH from the exons ATGCCGTTCATTTCTGACACGGCGAGCGCGATCAAGAGCCGTTTCGGCTTCCATAACCGGACCTCTTCCTCCGAGTCGGCCTCCTTGTTGTCTGTACGTAGCCCGCCGGATCTTCTAGTGAAATCGGCGGTGAGGGATAATTCCAGCAATTTCACCGCCGCCACCTCTGCAATTCGGAGCATCCGTGAGTGGGACGATGGTTTGACTGAAAGTACTGAACCAGCACCGCAGTCACAGAGCTTTGAGTTCCGTGAAGATCCATCTTTTTGGAAGGACCACAATGTGCAG gtTATCATCAGAATTCGTCCCCTTAGTAGTTCTGAAATTTCACTACAAGGCAACAGCAAGTGTGTTAGGCAAGAAAGTTGTCAGACAATTACTTGGACGGGGCATCCAGAATCTCGTTTTACATTTGATCTTGTTGCTGATGAACATGTTAGCCAG GAGGATCTGTTCAAAGTAGCTGGATTGCCCATGGTGGAAAATTGCATGGGAGGTTACAACAGTTGCATGTTTGCATATGGCCAA ACTGGAAGTGGGAAGACTCACACAATGCTCGGAGACATCGAAGGAGGCACTCGTAGGCATAGTGTCAATTGTGGGATGACACCTAGGGTGTTTGAATACTTATTTACAAGAATACAAAAG GAGAAAGACACTCGTAAAGATGAGAAATTAAGATTTACTTGTAAATGCTCGTTTCTGGAAATCTATAATGAACAAATCCTTGATCTTTTAGATCCATCATCAACCAATTTACAG ATAAGGGAAGATATGAAAAAAGGGGTTCATGTTGAGAATCTTAAGGAGATAGAAGTTACAAGTGCACGGGATGTGATTCAACAGCTCATTCAA GGTGCAGCAAATAGAAAGGTGGCTGCCACTAACATGAATCGTGCAAGTAGTCGTTCTCACAGTGTATTTACATGCATAATTGAAAGTAAG TGGGAGTCTCAAGGTGTAACTCACCACCGTTTTGCCCGACTTAATCTTGTTGATTTAGCAGGCTCAGAAAG GCAGAAGAGTTCTGGGGCTGAAGGTGAACGCCTCAAGGAGGCTACTAATATTAACAAGTCTCTTTCAACATTGGG ACTTGTGATAATGAACCTTGTAAATATTTCCAATGGGAAGTCTCTTCATGTTCCTTATAGAGATTCAAAGCTCACTTTTTTGCTTCAG GATTCTCTAGGAGGGAATGCAAAAACAACCATAATTGCAAATATTAGTCCAGCTAATTG TTGTTCATTGGAGACACTAAGTACATTGAAGTTTGCACAGCGGGCTAAATTTATTAAGAACAAT GCAGTGGTAAATGAAGATGCATCTGGAGATGTTGTTGCTATGAGACTGCAAATTCAACAGCTGAAG AAAGAAGTATCTCGTCTACGAGCTTTTGTTAATGGCAAAAGTGAAACTCTGGATAATGATAACTTGGCATCAAGCATTCCAGCATCACCTGGGCCCTTTAAATGGGAATGCCCTCCTGGATCATTCAGTCCACTTACATCTGATAAAAGGATGTCTCAG AAAAAAGATTATGAAGTTGCTCTTGTTGGGGCCTTCAAGAGGGAAAGGGAGAAAGAAGCCGCTTTACAAGCACTGACTGCTGAAAACCAGGCAGCTATGCAGTTG GCAAAACAAAGAGAAGATGAGATCCAAAGTTTGAAAATGAGGTTAAGGTTTCGAGAAGCAGGAATTAAGAGGCTGGAGGCTGTTGCTTCTGGAAAGATATCTGCTGAGGCACACCTATTAAAAGAGAAGGAAGAATATTTGAAGGAAATTGAGGTTTTACGAGCTCAAGTTGATCGCAACCAAGAAGTCACTAGATTTGCACTGGAGAATTTGCGACTGAAGGAAGAGATTAGAAG ATTGAAGTCCCTTTGTGATGAAGGCCAAGTGGAGATGATGAATGAACAGATCAAGGCATTACACAATAAG TTGCTAGAGGCACTAGATTGGAAACTTATGCATGAATCAGACTCCTTAATGAATGAG AAAACAAAATCTAAAGGGTCAGGAGTTAATGATGATCTCAATGAACTGATCTCTAGTCAG GAGCAGGATTCAGCTTGGGGCTCTAACCTTAAGGAGGAAAACGAATTCCTTAGAATGCAG GCCATTCACAACAAGGCCGAAATGGATGTACTCCAGAAAAAACTTGAATTTTGCCTCGATGAGAAGGAAGAGTTAGAGAG GTATGTCAGTGAGCTACTTAACAAGCTTGAAGAAGAACGGTCTTCAAGATCGGAGAAAGAAGCAGTACAGCAAACAGAGGTTCATTCATCACCAGCAGATGTGCCAACTATCAAACTTAATGACCAACTGGAGCTTAAAACAATGGTTGATGCCATAGCAGCTGCAAGTCAGAGAGAAGCTGAAGCTCATGAGAGAGCATTTAAGTTATCTCAAGAGAACGAAGAATTACGATCAAAGCTTAAGAGCTATGTTGAGGATAACAAGCAGCTCCTTGAATTATATGAACAGAATGCTGCTGAAAGAAATTATAAAGGTTCAAATGAAGGTGACATTAATGAAAATGACACTATGGACCACACTGATGCTGCTTTACATGAAAATTGTGAAGAAAAACAGGTCAAGTTGAAGAAAGTTGTTGATAACCTCGAGCAACAGCTAACGGAAATGcatgaagaaaatgaaaaattgatgggTTTGTATGAAAGAGCAATGCAGGAGAGAGATGAGTTCAAAAGAAGGTTTTCTTCTTCAGGAAGTCCAAACAGAATGGAGCCTAGAGAATTCGAATGCCCTGAAAAGCTAGTTGAAGTTGATGGAGGGGAAGACAGCTTGGATAAACCTCATGTCCAGTTTGACTCAAAGGATTTAGAGGGTGGAACTGCTCCCGTTTGCTCACTTATGCAGGATGCAGGTGAAAGTCTAGAGTTGAATATGCTTGGTGCTATTGAAGTGATCCCAAGTGTCAAAGATGTACATTCCAATCTTCAATCAGAAGCAGGGAATTATATGGAAATAGACCAAGATATTACTGCTGCAAAGTTGTCTGAAGATTTAAATTCTGCAAGAGCAATTCTGAAACAGGCacttgaaaagctttcatatccCGCCAAGACAGTTAACGAATTTTGTTCCCTTGAGAAATCATTCTGTGAGATTGATAACCTTTCCAGAGCAATAGAAGTAACAGAAAGTGGGATAGAGGAGAAACAACGACACCTTGAATCTGTTGCAATCATTTCTtcagaaacaaaagaaagaaaagcttTAACTGACAGCAAGTTATCAGCACTCAAATACTCTCTTTCAAACTTTTCTTCTTCGGTTGCTTACTTCGAACAGCGAGAAGCTCGAGCAAGCATGAGATTAAATGCCTCATTGTCATACTTGGATAACAAAAAAGACGAACTAACCAATCTTAAGAAGTCAAAGGCTGAAATCGAGGTGTTGTTGAGTAAGATACGGGAATCTGAATCCGCAACAAGGAGCAACATTGTGTTGTTGAAATCAAAACTTGAGGAAGAAAGTAAAAGACAAGAGAATGACAAGGTTTTATTTGCCATTGATAACTTGGATAAAGTTGACCCCTCCCAGAGAAACTTATGTTTAGGTGGCAAAGCTACTGAGTTACTGAAGACTGAAGAAGAGAAAAGCAAGCTGCAAAATGATATCAAGTCATCACGTGAAAACTTGGCAGCCATTAAAATGAGATTCCAGGATTTGAACAAGAAACTGATGAAGGTAGAAAAAGACATGGAAGGTGTTTCAATGGAAATACAGAAAGGATCAAAGTCAGTGGAGGAATTGAAGTTTGCCATGGAAAGTGCAATCCAAGAGAAAAATACCCTCCTCGAAATTGCAGAGAATGGGAAAGCTGAAATCGATAACTTGATCTTGGAATACCAGCAGAGTATTTTTTATGTGGATCTGACAGAAGCGGAGATGAAGGCCATTGATGAAGAATTGAAGCTTGAGTCAAGGAGATTAGAACAGCTACAAATAATGAGAGCCACATCTGGCAAGAAGGTAGAGCAATGGTTGTCTCATTCAGGTTTGTTATCCGAAAAACTGGGAGCAGAATTACAAAGTGTTTGGGCAACTTTCGAGGAGGCTAAGAGTTTGTTAGAATCGGAACATTGA
- the LOC108451021 gene encoding LOW QUALITY PROTEIN: outer envelope protein 61 (The sequence of the model RefSeq protein was modified relative to this genomic sequence to represent the inferred CDS: deleted 1 base in 1 codon; substituted 3 bases at 3 genomic stop codons) encodes MQMMSNPNLMRMASESMKTMRHAAEQLKHTRPEEMAEIGEKMTNALPEEIAAMRTHADAQISYELSAAQMLKNQGNELQKQGRFDDASEKYLLAKKNLKGIPSSNGRTLLLACSLNLMSXYLKTRQYDECIKEGSEVLSDDGKNVKALYRRGFICIXDAILDLSKAHEVYPGDETIADVLRDAEERLAREGSHQAPQGVTIEEITEEAASPSSANRQTSFTEYSSKQPLESTRLSKNESGKNVWDMTANSECLEALKNDPEALRSFQKFISNADLDTLSALSSGKVGEEXPDLFKTATNMIGKMSPKQLQKMVQLASSFQGENPYTSPLKNGFRPGSVHPNVTPDMLKSATDMMTKMPPEELQKMFEPAASLKGNDSISTSTAGLDSDAEVKYPEFQTASVSNGINGFGETSSSSRFPNPMSSQSDLPTSTADLQEQMENQMKDPTMRQMFASMMKNMSPDIMANMGEQFGLKLSREDAKEQQAMASLSPEELDRKMRWADRIRKGAEGAKKAKNWLLGKPGMILALCMLILAVVLHRLGFIGRLNYLNLHFEHESPWKFNFRNYSMLLGLQGCKGSNLEQHVSRLKNGVLCCIDERGGRDFFQM; translated from the exons ATGCAGATGATGTCTAATCCTAATCTGATGAGAATGGCCTCAGAAAGCATGAAGACCATGAGACATGCTGCAGAACAGTTAAAGCACACTCGACCAGAGGAGATGGCGGAAATTGGTGAGAAAATGACTAATGCATTGCCTGAAGAGATAGCTGCCATGCGTACCCATGCTGATGCTCAGATCAGTTATGAATTAAGTGCAGCTCAGATGTTGAAGAACCAG GGGAATGAGCTTCAAAAGCAGGGGAGGTTTGATGATGCCTCTGAGAAATATTTGCTT GCAAAGAAAAACCTAAAAGGAATTCCTTCCTCCAATGGAAGAACACTTTTGTTGGCATGCTCTCTTAATCTGATGTCCTGATACTTGAAAACAAGGCAATATGATGAATGTATAAAAGAAGGCTCTGAG GTTTTGTCAGATGATGGAAAGAACGTCAAAGCTCTTTACCGAAGAGGTTTTATATGCATATAG GATGCCATCTTGGATCTGAGCAAGGCACATGAAGTTTACCCTGGTGATGAAACAATTGCTGATGTATTGAG GGATGCTGAGGAAAGATTGGCTAGAGAAGGCAGTCATCAGGCACCTCAAG GTGTGACAATTGAAGAAATAACTGAAGAAGCTGCAAGCCCCTCTTCAGCTAATCGCCAAACTTCATTTACCGAATATTCATCGAAACAACCACTAGAAAGTACTAGATTATCT AAGAATGAGAGTGGGAAAAACGTTTGGGACATGACAGCCAATTCTGAGTGCCTGGAGGCTCTAAAAAATGATCCAGAAGCCCTTAG ATCGTTTCAGAAGTTCATTTCTAATGCTGATCTTGATACCCTTTCTGCTTTGAGTAGCGGTAAAGTTGGAGAGGAATAACCAGACTTGTTTAAGACTGCTACAAATATGATCGGCAAAATGTCACCTAAACAGCTACAAAAAATGGTTCAATTGGCTTCTTCATTTCAGGGGGAAAACCCATATACAAGTCCTTTGAAAAATGGATTTCGACCTGGATCAGTTCATCCCAATGTAACACCTGACATGCTTAAATCTGCAACTGATATGATGACCAAGATGCCTCCAGAGGAGCTTCAGAAAATGTTTGAACCAGCAGCCTCTTTGAAAGGGAATGACTCTATTTCCACATCAACAGCTGGACTGGATTCAGATGCTGAGGTAAAATATCCAGAATTTCAGACGGCATCTGTCTCCAATGGGATTAATGGTTTTGGTGAAACCAGTTCTTCTAGTCGTTTTCCAAATCCAATGAGTTCTCAGTCGGATTTGCCTACATCAACTGCTGATTTACAAGAACAGATGGAAAACCAAATGAAAGATCCAACGATGCGGCAG ATGTTTGCATCAATGATGAAAAACATGAGCCCAGACATAATGGCAAACATGGGTGAACAATTTGGATTGAAGCTTTCTCGTGAAGATGCCAAAGAACAACAAGCTATGGCATCTTTATCACCCGAGGAATTGGATAGAAAG ATGCGCTGGGCAGATAGGATCCGGAAAGGAGCAGAAGGTGCAAAGAAGGCAAAGAACTGGTTGCTTGGAAAACCCGGTATGATCCTAGCACTATGCATGCTCATCTTAGCAGTGGTTCTTCACCGGTTGGGTTTTATCGGTAGATTGAATTATCTCAATCTCCATTTTGAACATGAATCGCCATGGAAGTTCAACTTTAGAAACTATAGCATGCTTCTCGGGTTGCAAGGTTGTAAGGGCAGTAATTTGGAGCAACACGTCTCACGATTAAAAAACGGTGTTTTGTGTTGTATCGATGAAAGGGGTGGTCGAGATTTCTTTCAAATGTGA
- the LOC108450108 gene encoding uncharacterized protein LOC108450108: MDTLTARFKLIVLPFLCICLLFLPFLQATDFDYCDNKGNYVVKVDGVDISPNPVISGKPATFTISASTGQAITGGKAEIDVYFFGFHIHQETHDLCEETSCPITVGNFVLSHNQVLPGFTPPGSYKLKMTLSGAGIKLLTCISFDFKISFGASESSVSDS, encoded by the exons ATGGACACATTAACAGCTCGATTCAAGCTCATCGTTTTGCCCTTTCTATGCATTTGTTTGCTTTTCTTACCTTTTCTCCAGGCCACTGATTTCGATTACTGCG ATAATAAAGGTAATTACGTTGTAAAAGTCGATGGAGTCGACATATCACCTAATCCTGTGATTAGCGGGAAACCGGCCACCTTCACGATCTCAGCTTCTACTG GTCAAGCTATCACTGGTGGCAAAGCGGAGATTGACGTTTACTTCTTCGGGTTTCATATCCATCAAGAAACTCATGACCTTTGTGAGGAAACATCTTGCCCTATTACTGTTGGCAACTTTGTGCTCTCTCACAATCAAGTTTTACCTGGTTTTACTCCACCT GGTTCCTACAAACTTAAGATGACATTATCAGGTGCGGGAATTAAACTGTTAACTTGCATTTCCTTCGATTTCAAAATCAGTTTTGGTGCTTCTGAATCTTCAGTCTCTGATAGCTGA